Below is a window of Clostridium sp. JN-1 DNA.
GATTTAGTAATCAATTGTGTTATTCTGGTGAGATAAAGCCGCTTAGATATCCAAGTCAATATGAGGCTTTTGATCCATCTATAGTTACAGTTAAAGTTAAAGGTGGATATAGGGAAGAAAATAGGCCTGTAAATATTTTAGAGGCAGAAGCTATTGCAAGTAAAATAGCGGAATGCTGCAAGAATTCAAAGTATAACGGAATGACTATGGGAGTTATATCTCTTTTGGGAGATGTCCAAAGTGATGTGATACAGAATGCAGTAAAGCAAAAAATAGGAGAAGAGGAGATGATAAATAGAAAGCTGATATGTGGAGATGCATATTCCTTCCAAGGGGATGAAAGAGATGTTATGTTTTTATCCATGGTAATATCAAACAATGTAAAATTTGCACCTTTAACTAAGGAATCAGATATGAGAAGATTCAATGTAGCAGCTAGTAGAGCTAGAAATCAAATGTGGCTGTTTTATTCTATAGATTTAGACGATATAAATAAATCATGCGTTCGATATAGTTTTTTAAATTACTGTTTAAATTATAAAAAAATGAATAAAGCAGCTAGAAAAGTAGAATATGTTTTTCAATCAAGATTTCAAAAGGATGTATACAATGTGCTGGCGAATAAAGGGTATTTTGTAGTACCACAAGTTCGAATAGGTGAATACAAAATAGATCTTGTTGTTGAAGGAGAAAAAAATAGAGTTGCAATCATTTGTGATGGGGATGCAGCAGATAGAAAGTTGGATTGGAAATCAAGTATAGAGAGACAATTAAATTTAGAGAGATTGGGATGGAAATTTTGCAGAATAAGAGGAAGTGAATTTTACTATAATCCACAAAAAGTAATAGATAAGATATGTAAAAGGTTGAAGTTTGCTGATATACAGAATGTTTTGAATAATGAAGCCTTTTCAAAAAATTTGAAAGTAGTGTAAAATATATTATAATAACACTTATTCTTAAGTTATAATAAGGGTAAGTGTTATTATAATATATTTTAATAGTATTTACTTAAACTTTATTCTCTTATATTATGAGAAAGATAGGTGTTTTTAATGGAAATTTCTGAGTTGATATATAAAGTAAAAGATATAATGCTTAAGGATTTTTTAAAGGCAAAACCAGATGATAATATAAAAGACATTACCAATAAGATGATAAGAAGTTCTAGAAAAGAAGTATTAATTGAAGGTAAAGATAATAAATTAAAAGGTATATTTACTTTAAAAGATGCATTTAGAATGAAGAGAAAAGGTATTCCTTTAAATATGAGAGTTATAGATGCTGCTAGTAAAAATGTCATAACTATAAGTCCTAATGATTCTGCAAAGAAGGCTAGAGATGTGATGCTGAAGCATGGAATAGGCAGACTTCCAGTTATAGAAAATGGGTGCATAAAGGGTATAATTACTAATGACAATTTAAGGGATAGATTTTATTTGAAAATGGATGAATTATTTAATCTTCAAGATAATGTTTTCAATAATTTACATGAAGCAGTATGCGTATGTGATCAAAATGGTATAGTAAACTATTGGAATAAGAGTTCTGAAAGATTATATGGAATAGGCATGGATAAAATTGTACATAGTAATATAAGAGACTTTTTCCCAAATGCATTGATTTTAAAAGTCTTAAAGACAGGAAAGCAAATTGACAATGCATGTCATGAGCCTGTAAATGGTAAAAGAGTTATATTAAGTGCTGTACCAATATATAATTCGCAGGGAAAGCTCATAGCTGCTGTTTCTACAGATAGAGATATAACTGATGTGGTTAACTTAACTAATAAGCTAGAAAATGAAAAGAAAAAGGTTGAGTTTTTAGAACGCGCTTATAAAAGTGAAATTTCTCTCAAATATAATTTTTCATCTATAGTAGGTAAAAATAAGAAAATAATTGATGCAATTACTATAGCTCAAAAGGTAGCACCAACATCAACTAGTATTCTTATAACAGGTAAAAGTGGTACAGGAAAAGAAGTTTTTGCAAAAGCAATACATGAGGCAAGCGGCAGGACAGGAAATTTTGTAGCTATAAACTGCAGTGCTATACCGGAAAACTTATTTGAAAGTGAATTATTTGGATATGTAGAAGGTGCTTTTACTGGAGCAATAAAAGAAGGAAAGATAGGCAAATTTGAATTTGCAGATAATGGTACACTATTTTTAGATGAAATTGGAGATATGCCGCTTGAAATGCAGGTTAAAATATTAAGGGTATTACAAGATGGTATAATATATAGGCTTGGCAGCGAAAAGGCTATAAAAACAAATACTAGAATTATTGCTGCTACAAATAAGGATTTAAAAAAGTTAATAAGTGAAGGTAAATTTAGAGAAGATCTATTTTATAGACTAGCAGTTGTTCAGATACAACTTCCACCTCTTAAGGATAGAAAAGAAGATATAAAGGATTTGACAAAGTTATTTTTAGATGAAGTATCTAAAGCAGAAGGGATAAAGATAGCCAAAGTAGATAAGAAAGTGTATAAAATACTTACTAATTATAAGTGGGAAGGCAATATAAGAGAGTTAAAGAATGTAGTTCAGAGAATGGTTGTCTTATCCAATGACGGACAAATAAATATTGATTCCATACCAGAGTATATTTTGAATGATGTTTATGATCAGGAAGAGATATGTGATGATGAGTTTAATCTAGAGAAGATGGTTGAAAGATTAGAGAAAAAAACTATACTGCAGGTTATGCGCATGGTTAATGGTAATAAGAGACAGGCTGCAAAATTATTGAATATAAAAAGAAGCACATTATATTACAAGTTAGATAAATATAATATAGATACCAAGATAGTATAAAATTTAATTATGTGTGTAATTCATATCATAATATTGACGTGAATTATTTTTTTATGTCAGTTTTTTGACCATATATTTACTAAAAAGGTGCTTGTATTCTTGAAATAAGCGGGCTGTGTCAAAAAATACTACACATATGTCAGGAAATATTACATAAAGTAATCATGGTGATGAATTAATTGGATTAAAATATGTAGATTTGAATTTTAGTAAAATTGTGGAGATACTGCAATGTAAATGTTTGGTGGCAGTTCTGGTTAATTATGACAAAGGGTTGGTATAGGTATTGCTAATGTAATTGAGTGTAATAAGAAAAACTTATAGAACAAAATTTTACTATTTGCTTATCTAATAATAAAAACTAGAAAGGAGGTGGCTGCATTTTTAAATTAATGCAGCAAGGTATTATGGGAAAAGTATTTGTTTTTCCTCTAAAGATGCATGTAGGAGCTCCTGATGTACCAGTTGTTAAAAAAGGTCAGGAAGTCAAACGAGGCGAATGCATTGCAGAACCTAAAGGACTTGGAGCAAAAATTCATACTAGTGTTTCAGGAAAAG
It encodes the following:
- the prdR gene encoding sigma-54 dependent transcriptional regulator PrdR, encoding MEISELIYKVKDIMLKDFLKAKPDDNIKDITNKMIRSSRKEVLIEGKDNKLKGIFTLKDAFRMKRKGIPLNMRVIDAASKNVITISPNDSAKKARDVMLKHGIGRLPVIENGCIKGIITNDNLRDRFYLKMDELFNLQDNVFNNLHEAVCVCDQNGIVNYWNKSSERLYGIGMDKIVHSNIRDFFPNALILKVLKTGKQIDNACHEPVNGKRVILSAVPIYNSQGKLIAAVSTDRDITDVVNLTNKLENEKKKVEFLERAYKSEISLKYNFSSIVGKNKKIIDAITIAQKVAPTSTSILITGKSGTGKEVFAKAIHEASGRTGNFVAINCSAIPENLFESELFGYVEGAFTGAIKEGKIGKFEFADNGTLFLDEIGDMPLEMQVKILRVLQDGIIYRLGSEKAIKTNTRIIAATNKDLKKLISEGKFREDLFYRLAVVQIQLPPLKDRKEDIKDLTKLFLDEVSKAEGIKIAKVDKKVYKILTNYKWEGNIRELKNVVQRMVVLSNDGQINIDSIPEYILNDVYDQEEICDDEFNLEKMVERLEKKTILQVMRMVNGNKRQAAKLLNIKRSTLYYKLDKYNIDTKIV